The nucleotide window TTTCCAAATGCTTACTTTCCAAACGCTTACTTTCCAAATGCTTACTTTCCAAACGCTTACTTTCCAAATGCCCCATTACAGCTGTCTAAGCTAACTCAGTATAAAAATGATTGGGAAGACGCGTTAAACTGGATGGATTCGGGACTTAAAAGTGGGCATTAAGAAAATCAATGCAAGCTTAATCGATATAGGTTCAATCCAATATAGGTTCAACCCTATAGGTTCTCGAGGCTTGTGTCAAAAGTCCTGAAACCATCCAGAAATCTTAAGATCTTACTTTCCGCAGATATCCTTACAATTTTCACAATTTTTTCCGTTGTCGTTTTTCTGGTAACTGCATATGAAGTGAGAAGAAAATATTTTTAAAATATCCTTCAATTTTCGACATTTTTACCTTCAGTGAAAACTTTCAGCTGGATTTTCCAAAACTTCAGTTGAGATAATAACAGGAGATTTTTGAGAAATTCTCGAAAACCGATATCAGAGAAATTGTTGTTTTTTTGAGAACATCTGCGGAAAGTCGGTAAGATCTATCCAGTTAAGTGGATAAAGATAAAAAGCTCATTACCATCGATTACTGGCTTTTTTTAATCCCTTAATCAGTTCATCGACATTGCCGACTAATTCCAGTCCAGCGTTTTTTCCAGTTCCGGAATAAATGAGCTTCGTGTCAGAACCAGTTTTCCTCAGTAGAGTTATACTGATACTGGAGTGTAGGGATTCGTTAACCTTCGCTGTCATCTCTCCCAATTTTGGTGCAGGGAGCTCGACGCCTTCCGACCTGTCCGCATCGATGTCAAGACGGTATCTCTTGTTTTCTAGCCGAATCCGAATGTTATTGTCGGTAACATCGAACCCAGTGACCTTTGCCCCTGAATATGTCGTAAATTTGTACAATTTTTTGTCATATAAAAAGCCGAAGATGTAACCTGTGAAATAATTGCCGAGCCAGGGTATCTTTGCGATCGAGCCTGAGAGTGATATGCCGTTACGATCAAAATGATTAGTCTGCATCCATATCCAGGAGGAAGGCATTGAAACGCCCCAATCCTTCTCTATATAGCCCCTTCCACCGTTGAGCTCTTTCTTTATTCCGTTAATCTCAATGAATCCTTCAACAACGTGATCCATGCTCAATATGCCGTGATAGCATTCCATGCCCGGCACGAATGCATACCAGCCCATTACTCCAGGTGACAGCAGTTTCACGGGCCAGGGATAGGTGTCCTTGAAGTTAATCCGGGCAATGATCTGATCTCTGCCTTGCTTAAGGTTGAGATTCATCTCACTAGTGCTGAAAAAAGATTCACCAATAATAAGCTCGAACTTTTTATCTCCGGCCTTCACGTCATCGAGCGAATACCTGAAATAATTCATTTTCTGCGCTCTTGCGTCCAGAAACATGATAAAAGCATGTGACTTTGAGGGGTTCCTGGCTATGGAGACTCCAGGAATAACAGCATAAGCGTTCTTCTCACTGTAGTCCACCATCTTGAAATACCAGCCCTCGAAAAAATCTTTCTTTTTTCTCCGGCCATGGAAGATTTCCGGCTTCCAGATATCGAGCATCATATATGATTAGAGGACTATCATTTAGAACTTTATGGATAATCCATACTTTCGCCTGCCTGAAAAGCAAGATCTACGGGTGGAATCTGGTTTAGGAAATGGTTTAATTTTTAGGTCATCCTCAATATCTGGTTGATATTTTTTCGTTTGATGTTTTTTATTTGTATCGGCAAATCTTGACCCCTCCAAGACTTTATTTGATGTATGAATTACAGCTATTATGAACTATGGAAGTGCTACAATAGGACAAGCTGAAGGAACTTTTCATAGAAAAACTCCTTTTATGGTATACTCATAATCATGTTGTTAAAACCATCAAACAAGTCTAAGTGAGAAGAATATTTCCAACAATTATTTAAAAGTAAGATTTTAGTTATCATCGTTGTTTCGTAACATCACTGCATATTATAGGACTTTAAATCTACTTAGTGATGCTACACTTATTTTATCACCAGGTTTTGGTGTTGAGTCAAAATAATCTGGGATAATACAGGAGTTTTATGAGTAATCTGTTAAATACAGTCAAAAAAATGTACTTATTACACGGACTATTTTACAAAAACATTTTAATAAACAATATAACATTTTAATAAACAATGTATTTATTCTTCTTCAATATAACAAGTCCTGATAGGTAACAATTATTGCATCCGGTTAATTTGAATTTTTGAATTAATTTTATATTCGGAAAGGGTTGAAATGGAAAAAAGTTTGAGAAAATCTGGGATTGACATTGTTGGAGAGGTGCCCTGGGGAACGCACTTCTGTCAATTCTACCAGACAAAACAGGATTTGATTGATATACTGGTTCCCTACTTCAAAGCAGGACTGGAAAATAATGAATTTTGTATGTGGGTTACATCAGAACCTATGGAAGTGGAAGAGGCAAAAGAAGCTCTTAGAAAGGACATTCCTGGGATTGATGTTTATCTGGAAAAAGGGCAGATTGAGATTATTCCTTACACTTATTGGTATGTCAAAGAGGGGATCTTCGATTCGCAGAGAGTGCTTAATGGTTGGATTGATAAACTCAATAGAGCTCTTGCTGACGGTTACAATGGTTTGAGGTTGAGTGGAAACACTTTCTGGCTGGAAAAAACAGACTGGAACAGTTTTGTTAATTATGAAGAAGAGATAGATAGCATCATTGGCAACTATTCCATGATAGCCCTGTGCACATATTGCCTCGCGAGGTGTAGTGCAACCGAAATTATTGATGTAGTTACCAACCATCAATTTGCCCTGGTTAAAAAAGAAGAAAAATGGGTGCAAATTGAGAGTTCCAGGCGCAAAAGGGAAGAAGAAAAAGTTTTCCAAGCCACACAGCACTGGGAATCTACCTTTGATTCCATGCCGGACCTGATAGCCATACTTGACAATGAATATCATATTGTTCGTGCAAACAAGGCAATGGCGTCAAGATTGGGGTTAAAACCGGAAGAGTGTATAGGGTTAACCTGTTATCATGCTGTGCACGGGACAGCCGAGCATCCCTCTTTTTGTCCGCACAGGTTGTTGCTTGAGGATGGGCTTGAACATACTGTGGAGATTTGCGAGAAATGTCTGGGTGGTTATTTCATAGTAAGTGTCTCACCACTTCATGACTCAAGAGGAAAAATTATCGGGAGTGTACATGTCGCCCGTGATATTAACGAACGCAAACAGGCTGAAGAAGCTCTGATAAAGAGTGAAAATGAATTCCGCACGCTGGCAGAAAATTCGCCTGACATAATTGCTCGCTTCGACACAAAAAATCGCCATATGTATGTAAATCCTGCAGCTGTCGAAGTTTATGGTTATTCTCAGGAAGAAATCATCGGGAAAAATCACTGTGAACTGGGAAAAGACTCTGAATTGGTAAAATTTTGGGAACAACATCATCAGAGCGTTTTTGCCACAGGAAAACCCGGAACAATGGAATTCCAGTACAGATCGCCCCAAGGAAAAGAATACTATTTTAATACAAGAATAGTACCTGAGTTCGTTAACGGTAAAGTGGCTTCCGTTCTTGCAATCTCTCGTGATATAACAGACATAAAAGAAGCTGAAGCCAGGTTAAAAGAAACTCTTGATAATTTAGAAGAATTAGTCGAAGAAAGGACATCTGAAGTTGAAATGGCTTATAATTCTTTGAAAGAAAGTGAAAGGAGTCTTTCTGAAGCTCAGAGGATGGCACATCTTGGAAACTGGGATTGGAATATTGTAACTAATGAGTTATACTGGTCTGATGAGATTTATCGCATCTTCGGACGCAGCCCTCAGGAGTTCGGGGCAACTTACGATGCGTTTCTTGAATATATACATCCACAAGATAGAGATTATGTAAATAGGGCCGTTAAAGAAGCTTTTAACGGAAAAAATTATAGTATTAATCACCGGATCAACTTAGCCAATGGAGAAGGGCGTATAGTACATGAACAGGCGGAGGTTATTTTTAATGAGGAAAATATCCCTGTCCATATGAGAGGAACAGTTCAGGATATTACCGAACAAAAAATGGCTGAAAAATCCTTAGAGCTGGCCAACGCATATAATCGCAGTCTCATTGAGGCCAGTATAGATCCCTTTCTAACTATCGGTCCGGACGGTAAAATTACTGATGTAAATAATTCAACCGAATTTGTTACGGGTTATTCACGTAAGGAGTTAATTGGGACTGATTTTTCGGATTATTTCACAGAGCCCGAGAAAGCTAGAGAAGGGTATCAGCATGTGTTCCAGAAAGGGCTGGTACGAAATTATCCACTGGAAATTCGGCATAAAAACGGGCAGATAACGCCTGTTTTGTATAATGCATCGGTTTATAGGGATGAAACTGGAGAGGTCATTGGAGTTTTTGCAGCTGCACGTGATATTAGTGAGCAGAAAAAGGCTGAAGAAAAGATATTGATACTGGCGAGTGCTGTCGAGTCATCGGATGATGCCATTATAACCAAATCGCTTGATGGCACTATTACCAGCTGGAACAAAGGTGCAGAGCAGATATATGGTTATCTTGCCGAAGAGATTCTTGGAAAAGATATCACAATACTTGAACCAGACCATCTTAAAGGAGAGATAAAACGGTTAGTTAAGATAATTCAAGAGGAAGAGAGAGTCCAGCGCTATGAAACGTTACGGTTGAGAAAAGATCGTAAATTAATAAATGTTTCAGTAACTCTTTCTCCGGTCCTGGATGTTTCCGGGCAACTTATAGCTGTTTCCATTATTGTAAGAGATATTACTGAGCAAAAAAAAGCCGAAGAAGCTTTGAGGTTATCAAGCATTTATAATCGTAGTCTGATAGAAGCAAGTCTGGATCCTCTGGTCACTATTGGCCCTTATGGAAAGATAACCGATGTGAATAAAGCTACAGAACTGATTACAGGTTATTCCCGTAAGGAATTAATCGGGACTGATTTTTC belongs to Methanosarcina barkeri 3 and includes:
- a CDS encoding tocopherol cyclase family protein; the encoded protein is MMLDIWKPEIFHGRRKKKDFFEGWYFKMVDYSEKNAYAVIPGVSIARNPSKSHAFIMFLDARAQKMNYFRYSLDDVKAGDKKFELIIGESFFSTSEMNLNLKQGRDQIIARINFKDTYPWPVKLLSPGVMGWYAFVPGMECYHGILSMDHVVEGFIEINGIKKELNGGRGYIEKDWGVSMPSSWIWMQTNHFDRNGISLSGSIAKIPWLGNYFTGYIFGFLYDKKLYKFTTYSGAKVTGFDVTDNNIRIRLENKRYRLDIDADRSEGVELPAPKLGEMTAKVNESLHSSISITLLRKTGSDTKLIYSGTGKNAGLELVGNVDELIKGLKKASNRW
- a CDS encoding PAS domain S-box protein; translation: MEKSLRKSGIDIVGEVPWGTHFCQFYQTKQDLIDILVPYFKAGLENNEFCMWVTSEPMEVEEAKEALRKDIPGIDVYLEKGQIEIIPYTYWYVKEGIFDSQRVLNGWIDKLNRALADGYNGLRLSGNTFWLEKTDWNSFVNYEEEIDSIIGNYSMIALCTYCLARCSATEIIDVVTNHQFALVKKEEKWVQIESSRRKREEEKVFQATQHWESTFDSMPDLIAILDNEYHIVRANKAMASRLGLKPEECIGLTCYHAVHGTAEHPSFCPHRLLLEDGLEHTVEICEKCLGGYFIVSVSPLHDSRGKIIGSVHVARDINERKQAEEALIKSENEFRTLAENSPDIIARFDTKNRHMYVNPAAVEVYGYSQEEIIGKNHCELGKDSELVKFWEQHHQSVFATGKPGTMEFQYRSPQGKEYYFNTRIVPEFVNGKVASVLAISRDITDIKEAEARLKETLDNLEELVEERTSEVEMAYNSLKESERSLSEAQRMAHLGNWDWNIVTNELYWSDEIYRIFGRSPQEFGATYDAFLEYIHPQDRDYVNRAVKEAFNGKNYSINHRINLANGEGRIVHEQAEVIFNEENIPVHMRGTVQDITEQKMAEKSLELANAYNRSLIEASIDPFLTIGPDGKITDVNNSTEFVTGYSRKELIGTDFSDYFTEPEKAREGYQHVFQKGLVRNYPLEIRHKNGQITPVLYNASVYRDETGEVIGVFAAARDISEQKKAEEKILILASAVESSDDAIITKSLDGTITSWNKGAEQIYGYLAEEILGKDITILEPDHLKGEIKRLVKIIQEEERVQRYETLRLRKDRKLINVSVTLSPVLDVSGQLIAVSIIVRDITEQKKAEEALRLSSIYNRSLIEASLDPLVTIGPYGKITDVNKATELITGYSRKELIGTDFSDYFTEPERAREVYQHVFREGLVLDYELKIQHRNGPITPVLYNASIYKDEAGEIIGVFAAARDITERKKAEESLKLKLEELARSNAELEQFAYVSSHDLQEPLRMITSYLQLLQRKYQGNLDEKADKYIYFAVDGASRMQNLITDLLEFSRVTTKARELEPTDCKSVLEQVLLDLEVSIRENEASISYGSLPVVMTDSVQFTQLFQNLISNAIKFRSEKSPKIEISANTETDRWLFSVKDNGIGIDPKYSEKIFEVFKRLHKREEYPGTGIGLSICKKIVERHGGRIWVESEPGKGSTFYFTLPVTSINIL